The region gacatccaattctgcgcagacaggtaaTGTATGGAGAAAGTAAATGTAAAAGGCAGTAAGTGACACAGAgaattgttaacctagttcggtgacaaacacacctacatctgggggctaccaagccagggaggaaatccattatAAGAGGTATTAATTTAGGACTTAAACCAATtatttaatcctatcacttaaaacctacccaatgcaatttcaatctaaactaagacctgagttcctactcactccccctcaatcacagcagtgattacaacctttaataattttaaagtcagtggtgaagttatacttcaaacaactcttgattgtgcttaaaagctttaatcaagaaacacaacactcacgcttaaaagcttagagtgacacaacaattacaactcaataaacaccctagtccaatgcaatcatctaggtgataatttCTTGGCTCACACATAAAATCTACTACAAGGCACACAAAAATTACAGCAGTGATATATGATGATATATTgaattcttcacgcttcaaaaacctcagttgctgaaagtaggattgccatccttttatactgcagcacttgggccttgtacttgaatttcctaaaattaaggtcaagcaagttaacataatttccacacattagggtgctaacaaataggctatatgctaggtctcttaattttagcatagttgttagtttcctagattttagcacagttgttagattcctgaaaaattgcctgagataaatactgaagcataacagaaaaactaactagcctacactttagcttatgctgtcaggaatgaatgtcataacattcagtttgacatccagaaacTAGGCTATAGGCTAGGTCTATTAACTTTAGCACAactgttagtttcctgaaaatcagcctgagaaaaatactgaaacataacagaaaaactaactggcctatacttcagcatctgctgtcagggatgaatgtcataacattcagtttgacatccagtaaatcctgtattagctaatcctgcagcatactacttaagcatgtcatgacatcagtcaaaacatctaagtacagtaagtgttttaacataaaatgcagccaatcaaaaacatctacaaactccccctttggcaaatttttggctaaaacaacttggcatcacaacagagttcacagtagcagaaagcacacatccaagcagagaatcaaattagctaatacactcagcacacatagaagttaaacttTAAACAACAGCAGCACAAGTAGATAGCAAACTGCAACATAACCTCTTGTTTAGGGAACCTTCAACTTCAAgtaatctgttgtcctggggtacaggtgttactccccctttttgtcaaaaatgttgccaaagcaacacttaatattacacaccaacaaaaataaaattacaagCAATTTTCAGAAATACAGGATATGTTCTAGTCATCTGACTCAGAGTCAGCATCATCATCTGTGCCATCATCAGGACTGGCATCTGCTTCTCCCTCTTCACCTTGTCTTCCAGCTCCTTCTGCAGCAGCAGCTGCTTCACCAAGCACATCACCTTCAGTCATCTCCAAAGTGCTAATCAATTTTTCCAAGTTCAGCTTCATTGCCTCTAACTCCCTGCAAGTTTCTTTGAGCATTGCAATGACATCAACTTTACCTGGTTGATTGCTTACACGTGATGTCTCACCTAttgtcatgacaatgtcaggaACATGGGTACCTAGGAACAGCTTATGATTGAAGGATATAGGGCTGTCTCTTTTCTTCACAGAATCATTCTCTGTTAAGATGTTTGGAAACTGATTCAAAACAATACCACAAATGAgagaaggaaaggctataggccccttcacactgaagcttcCTGCATGCTTCAAAGTTTGATCAAAAATATAGGAGCCATAGTCAAAATTGGCTTTGGTTCCAACAACATATATAAACTTTCCAAGCATTACAGCAACTGTAGATTTATGATTGGTGGGCACCCAGTTAGCAGCTCCAATCTTGTGCAGCATTGCATACTTGACACTCAGTTTGTGGGCCACCAATTTTCCTTTGAGAGGCCACTTCCTGACTTGattagcagtgatgacttgatagattttgttgtcagtcacctcaagctcaggttgagctACATCAGGCCTTCCCAAATACTTGTTGATCACTGAGGGAGAGAAATTTacacacttgcctcgcacataCACTTTCCTGAATTCCTTAGACTTCCCATCAGCACATTCTTCAGACAAATTGACAATAAATTCCTTTACCAACATCGCATAGCACTTTGATAACTGAGTCACAGTATTCATTAAACCAGCCTCTTGAATAAGGTCCATAATATCCTTATAGTCTAGGACATTCTGAGCTAATTCCCTTTCCAAAGCCAGCCTCTTCTGATAAACATATTTCCACCTGTTTACACTTGAAGCAAAATGAAAAGATATGTTGTCAATTGGTACTTCAGGGACACTAGCTGCAAGCTTGCTAGTTGGtggcttcttctttgacagaGTGTCAGGGACATCACATGGAACATCTGAGTCAGACTCAACAACAATAGACTTGGTCTTCTTTTTCTTGGGCACCcctttgctccaagatttggtTGGACCATGAACTTTCCTCTTGAGGGAGCTCTCGACTGCCACCTTTGTCTTGGGAGAGGTTGGAACATCAATCTTCTTTCTGGGGGACCTTTGAGCCACTGTTTTCTTTTCTCTCCTAGTCCaaacccttttggctatgctagggagGAATGAGGACAACAACTCATTATCAGAAAATTCCTCCAGGTCTACTGTTTCAGCCTCACAGTTAGGGTTGTTACTAACATCATGAGTGACATGAACTTCCTCACCATCCACATTATCTAAGGGTTTGTCAACATTTGACTCCTTATGAGAATCAGTTTGCTCAACATAATCAGAGATATTCTTTCCTAAAGACTCAATATTTTCTTGATAAGCAACACTATCAGGTTCAATAGTGTTTAAGGGAATGGAAACCCCAAGGACCTTATGATTACCAGACAGTATTCCAGTCACCATAGTGGCAATGACATTGTGAACATACCTGGAACCTTCTCTGGTTCGTTCCTCAAGAGCGATGGCTGAGGAGAAGCCTGATAcagtttctttaggtcttcttgcatgtgAGGTATTCGCAGAGTCAACAACAAGATCTTCTCTATTAGGGTTGCTTGGTTCAGAGCTAGAGGAATTAGACATGTTCTTGGAGGAAGATGAGTTGGATTGTTGAGACATGATGAGTATCTTAGAGGCGAAATGAAAAGTTTCTTTGAGAGAATGCTTGTGTGACTGAAGGTTGAAA is a window of Lathyrus oleraceus cultivar Zhongwan6 chromosome 6, CAAS_Psat_ZW6_1.0, whole genome shotgun sequence DNA encoding:
- the LOC127095714 gene encoding uncharacterized protein LOC127095714, which produces MSNSSSSEPSNPNREDLVVDSANTSHARRPKETVSGFSSAIALEERTREGSRYVHNVIATMVTGILSGNHKVLGVSIPLNTIEPDSVAYQENIESLGKNISDYVEQTDSHKESNVDKPLDNVDGEEVHVTHDVSNNPNCEAETVDLEEFSDNELLSSFLPSIAKRVWTRREKKTVAQRSPRKKIDVPTSPKTKVAVESSLKRKVHGPTKSWSKGVPKKKKTKSIVVESDSDVPCDVPDTLSKKKPPTSKLAASVPEVPIDNISFHFASSVNRWKYVYQKRLALERELAQNVLDYKDIMDLIQEAGLMNTVTQLSKCYAMLVKEFIVNLSEECADGKSKEFRKVYVRGKCVNFSPSVINKYLGRPDVAQPELEIGAANWVPTNHKSTVAVMLGKFIYVVGTKANFDYGSYIFDQTLKHAGSFSVKGPIAFPSLICGIVLNQFPNILTENDSVKKRDSPISFNHKLFLGTHVPDIVMTIGETSRVSNQPGKVDVIAMLKETCRELEAMKLNLEKLISTLEMTEGDVLGEAAAAAEGAGRQGEEGEADASPDDGTDDDADSESDD